A window of Danaus plexippus chromosome 12, MEX_DaPlex, whole genome shotgun sequence contains these coding sequences:
- the LOC116772366 gene encoding cytochrome c oxidase subunit 6B1, which translates to MPEMIKSPSDIKTAPFDPRFPNQNQTRHCYQSYLDFHRCQKVRGEKYEPCNYFMRVYKSLCPNEWVDKWDTQRSEGTFPGRI; encoded by the exons ATGCCTGAAATGATCAAATCACCCAGCGACATCAAAACTGCACCTTTTGATCCGCGCTTCCCAAACCAGAATCAGACAAg GCACTGCTACCAGAGCTACCTGGACTTCCACCGGTGCCAGAAGGTCCGCGGCGAAAAATACGAACCCTGCAACTACTTCATGCGTGTGTACAAATCACTCTGCCCCAATGAATGGGTTGATAAATGGGACACCCAGCGCTCCGAGGGCACGTTCCCCGGCAGGATCTAG
- the LOC116772328 gene encoding oxysterol-binding protein-related protein 11, translating into MKMIKTSSLGSNRPLSGQLYKYTNVVKGWQQRWFAVDPETGVLSYYLFDGPGDTVQPGQPARGEAHLAAAVICPSDEDSRTFTINCASGDMLKLRATDARARQEWVNGLRAIAEIHTKAMGANPPLQPREQLAVHDAMASARQQLQATELSDAALARSIESSDSPFPHTDPDLLLLKATSAASMQCLLQCLGILLRQQQYATLSISKTSNSDH; encoded by the exons ATGAAAATGATTAAAACCTCAAGCCTAGGATCTAACCGGCCACTTTCTGGACAATTGTATAAATACACAAACGTAGTCAAAGGCTGGCAGCAAAGATGGTTTGCTGTAGACCCTGAGACTGGTGTGctatcttattatttgtttgatgGCCCTGGAGACACGGTACAGCCGGGTCAACCGGCGCGAGGCGAG GCACATTTGGCAGCAGCTGTGATTTGCCCAAGCGATGAAGACTCCCGCACTTTCACAATCAACTGTGCCTCAGGAGACATGTTAAAGCTTAGGGCCACTGATGCTCGAGCTCGCCAGGAGTGGGTCAATGGACTTAGAGCTATTGCAGAAATACATACCAAg GCCATGGGTGCCAATCCTCCACTACAACCAAGGGAGCAGCTGGCCGTTCATGATGCTATGGCTTCAGCGAGGCAACAATTACAAGCTACTGAGCTGAG tgaTGCAGCTTTAGCAAGAAGTATTGAATCGTCTGACTCACCATTCCCTCATACAGATCCAGATCTGTTGCTGTTAAAG gCAACCTCAGCGGCCAGTATGCAATGCTTGCTCCAGTGTCTTGGGATCTTACTGCGCCAGCAACAGTATGCAACACTCAGCATCTCAAAAACATCCAATAGTGATCACTAG
- the LOC116772326 gene encoding aprataxin and PNK-like factor isoform X2 produces MTIKLVRTDTISPCKINLPKGEHVFGRGKLLDCNDKRISREHGQIIVSDDSLTIKSLHLNPCFFQKKQSTQTEILKLNNTTVLNNGDRFGLLPDSYWFEILVCYDESKHCTEANSENDTEELCLEQGGCETRSEVKNVQPNINLSGTDSEDTNVRPESPSVLANTDNGVGAPNNCVCPSEGSGLAEQLHGSDDTQSVTQKVDDFKQSPSKRPHSLDNSEAKKIKTEENTEDEPNMKTEQTVKDEPAIPEDNTEPGVKPGCSTDDTQPAQCDDKQGPVKPAKPRERCMFGAQCYRRNPTHLEQYSHPQDADWGVGARGVCPYGAACRRRNLMHWSTNDHPPGVLPPPRPGIRVVERFGNVIYVNANIVNFHDDHFEVVDDDGDSVDHDYEF; encoded by the exons aTGACTATAAAATTAGTTCGTACGGATACAATATCTCCTTGCAAAATAAATCTTCCCAAAGGTGAACATGTTTTTGGTAGAGGAAAACTACTTGAT TGTAACGATAAAAGGATATCACGAGAACACGGTCAGATTATCGTTTCTGATGACTCATTGACAATTAAATCT CTACATCTAAATCCTTGCTTTTTTCAAAAGAAGCAATCCACACAAACTGAGattcttaaactaaataacaCCACAGTTCTAAACAATGGTGACAGATTTGGCTTATTACCTGACTCATATTGGTTTGAAATACTTGTGTGTTATGATGAGAGTAAACATTGTACCGAAGCTAACTCTGAAAATGACACTGAAGAGTTGTGCTTGGAACAAGGTGGATGTGAAACAAGGAGTGAAGTAAAAAATGTACAGCCTAATATAAATCTGAGTGGTACTGACAGTGAAGATACCAATGTTAGACCTGAATCACCATCTGTATTAG CAAACACAGACAATGGAGTAGGTGCACCAAACAACTGTGTATGCCCGAGTGAGGGGAGTGGCTTAGCAGAGCAGTTGCACGGGTCAGATGATACACAGTCGGTGACACAGAAAGTGGATGATTTCAAACAATCACCGAGTAAAAGGCCACACAGTCTGGACAATAGTGaagcaaagaaaataaaaactgaagAAAATACTGAAGATGAACCAAATATGAAAACTGAACAAACAGTAAAAGATGAACCTGCAATCCCTGAGGATAATACGGAACCAGGTGTGAAACCAGGCTGCAGTACAGATGATACG CAACCAGCTCAGTGTGATGATAAACAAGGGCCAGTCAAACCTGCAAAGCCAAGGGAAAGATGCATGTTTGGTGCACAATGTTACAg GCGGAACCCAACCCACTTGGAGCAGTACAGTCACCCGCAGGATGCCGACTGGGGCGTAGGTGCGCGAGGAGTCTGTCCTTATGGGGCCGCCTGCAGGAGACGGAACCTCATGCACTGGAGCACCAACGACCATCCACCAGGGGTCCTGCCACCGCCACGACCAG GTATACGAGTGGTTGAACGGTTTGGGAATGTAATATACGTGAACGCGAACATTGTCAATTTCCATGACGATCACTTCGAGGTCGTGGACGATGACGGAGACAGCGTTGATCACGATTACGAATTCTAA
- the LOC116772367 gene encoding uncharacterized protein LOC116772367, with protein MCDQEFRTLRIDPRYPFQNQTKACYDNYCDYYKCTRLLGDVDDCKIFKRYFQTICPNFWIEHWDELREKGAFPGPI; from the exons ATGTGTGACCAGGAGTTTAGAACATTACGTATCGACCCTCGATATCCATTTCAGAATCAGACGAA GGCGTGCTACGACAACTACTGCGACTATTATAAATGCACCCGTCTTTTGGGCGATGTAGACGATTGCAAGATATTCAAAAGATACTTCCAGACTATCTGCCCCAACTTTTGGATCGAACACTGGGATGAACTCCGGGAGAAAGGGGCTTTCCCTGGACCCATTTAa
- the LOC116772364 gene encoding serine/arginine-rich splicing factor 4: protein MSSYRGDADSWDGGPPGAEADYAPPPGPPLAAPVPTTDPWTGASYSHYGAAQYDYHSYSAPSYGYGYDSAYYQPDGGYYNSSSAYPSQGQSGYEYSKTRSRPSPESRGYDRRRPSYKSKSRSVSPYDRREREYSKKRDSYENMRRRRSRSTSKPKRSRYSSSDRSSYRSRSYSRSPGKDMKSRKSRSSESARSDRSFKKAGTSRKDRSLTPPMRNKTSQSRNRSKSYENGKCRSPKYKYDKESKGKKNSAPRKDTKTKDRREREIFTPPRNKSTDSLKIRKKSDRYSKSPPVNKKSERSPQKKSSSKTKVQQKKSRDSSVTPPRSYAREATPSSRSHSESLTPSSKRKRSLTPKSSPSRSSSSHSSDSSVRSRSKRRTRRKSKPGSRSRCGSRERSLSKKRSDSRGRSSSRYRSRRSRSSKTSKSRSRSRSSRSRSRNRSRSRSGTASEDERRGQFTVADRKRFWKMHRSRQMERLKSPPKEVRPPPGAVESTALDDIEYGVPPEVEGPNFAELLPTPEQVMQLPSASKSKPVPIPIKNDGSFLEMFKKMQEETKKIEATETKPAIKKPVLPFIGKRRGGRVLKTGLVKKAKAIDEQTVDNTPKDAWSLYMQEVKKYRETSCQEERKTRPLVK from the coding sequence ATGTCCTCGTACCGCGGTGATGCGGATTCCTGGGACGGCGGGCCGCCAGGCGCCGAGGCGGACTACGCACCGCCGCCTGGCCCTCCGCTCGCTGCTCCCGTGCCCACCACCGACCCCTGGACGGGGGCCAGCTACTCTCATTACGGCGCTGCTCAATACGATTACCACTCTTACAGTGCTCCCTCTTACGGTTATGGTTACGATTCCGCTTATTACCAGCCCGATGGGGGTTATTACAACTCTAGTAGTGCTTATCCATCTCAAGGCCAGAGCGGTTATGAATACAGCAAGACGAGGTCTCGGCCTTCTCCTGAAAGTCGTGGCTACGATCGCCGACGTCCGTCCTACAAATCAAAGTCCCGAAGCGTATCGCCCTACGATAGACGGGAAAGAGAGTATTCGAAGAAAAGAGACAGTTATGAGAATATGAGACGGCGAAGATCACGTAGTACCTCCAAACCTAAACGTTCAAGGTATTCGTCGAGTGACCGGTCAAGCTACCGATCTAGATCATACTCTAGGTCACCTGGAAAAGATATGAAATCAAGAAAGTCGAGATCATCAGAATCGGCCAGATCCGATAGATCTTTTAAAAAAGCTGGAACGAGTAGAAAGGATCGTTCATTGACTCCTCCAATGCGCAATAAAACTTCACAGTCCCGGAACAGGTCTAAGTCTTATGAAAACGGTAAATGTCGGTCTCCAAAATATAAGTATGACAAGGAATCTAAAGGTAAAAAGAACTCTGCGCCCAGAAAAGACACCAAGACTAAAGACAGGAGAGAGCGTGAAATTTTCACGCCGCCTAGAAATAAATCCACGGactctttaaaaataagaaaaaaatctgataGATATTCCAAAAGCCCacctgtaaataaaaagtctgAACGATCtccacaaaaaaaatcaagttcCAAAACAAAAGTTCAACAGAAAAAATCGAGAGACAGCTCCGTGACTCCCCCTCGGAGTTATGCAAGAGAAGCTACTCCTAGTTCGAGATCGCATTCCGAATCTCTAACACCAAGTAGCAAAAGAAAGCGATCTCTCACACCGAAATCATCTCCCAGCAGATCTTCCTCAAGCCATTCGTCTGATTCTTCTGTTAGGTCACGTTCAAAACGTCGTACGAGACGTAAATCCAAACCCGGCTCAAGAAGTCGCTGCGGGTCACGGGAACGATCTCTAAGTAAAAAAAGATCCGACTCTCGCGGTCGGTCTAGTTCTCGGTATAGGTCGAGAAGATCAAGAAGTTCTAAGACGTCTAAGTCTAGATCCAGATCTCGGAGCTCCCGGTCGCGCAGTCGCAATCGTAGTCGTAGTCGCAGTGGCACTGCAAGTGAAGATGAACGCAGGGGTCAATTTACAGTGGCAGACAGAAAAAGGTTTTGGAAGATGCACAGAAGTAGGCAAATGGAGCGGCTGAAATCTCCACCTAAGGAAGTAAGACCGCCGCCCGGTGCGGTCGAATCTACGGCACTGGACGATATCGAGTATGGAGTCCCACCGGAAGTGGAAGGCCCGAATTTCGCTGAACTTTTACCAACACCAGAACAAGTAATGCAATTACCGTCAGCCTCGAAGTCCAAACCAGTACCGATACCAATAAAGAACGATGGAAGTTTTCTGGAAATGTTTAAGAAGATGCAAGAAGAAACTAAGAAGATTGAAGCTACTGAAACAAAACCTGCCATCAAGAAACCTGTTTTACCATTTATAGGGAAAAGAAGAGGGGGGAGAGTACTTAAAACAGGATTGGTGAAAAAAGCGAAAGCTATAGATGAACAAACAGTAGACAACACGCCCAAAGACGCTTGGTCTCTTTATATGCAAGAAGTTAAGAAATATAGGGAAACTTCGTGTCAGGAGGAGAGAAAGACTAGGCCTCTTGTCAAATGA
- the LOC116772326 gene encoding aprataxin and PNK-like factor isoform X1, which produces MTIKLVRTDTISPCKINLPKGEHVFGRGKLLDCNDKRISREHGQIIVSDDSLTIKSLHLNPCFFQKKQSTQTEILKLNNTTVLNNGDRFGLLPDSYWFEILVCYDESKHCTEANSENDTEELCLEQGGCETRSEVKNVQPNINLSGTDSEDTNVRPESPSVLANTDNGVGAPNNCVCPSEGSGLAEQLHGSDDTQSVTQKVDDFKQSPSKRPHSLDNSEAKKIKTEENTEDEPNMKTEQTVKDEPAIPEDNTEPGVKPGCSTDDTQPAQCDDKQGPVKPAKPRERCMFGAQCYRRNPTHLEQYSHPQDADWGVGARGVCPYGAACRRRNLMHWSTNDHPPGVLPPPRPGKRRPKAPDEDDVPQDLPSKRVRKPVLRPDWVGSDSEPEDPYGTDESDEWKPDSNTNYSDDYI; this is translated from the exons aTGACTATAAAATTAGTTCGTACGGATACAATATCTCCTTGCAAAATAAATCTTCCCAAAGGTGAACATGTTTTTGGTAGAGGAAAACTACTTGAT TGTAACGATAAAAGGATATCACGAGAACACGGTCAGATTATCGTTTCTGATGACTCATTGACAATTAAATCT CTACATCTAAATCCTTGCTTTTTTCAAAAGAAGCAATCCACACAAACTGAGattcttaaactaaataacaCCACAGTTCTAAACAATGGTGACAGATTTGGCTTATTACCTGACTCATATTGGTTTGAAATACTTGTGTGTTATGATGAGAGTAAACATTGTACCGAAGCTAACTCTGAAAATGACACTGAAGAGTTGTGCTTGGAACAAGGTGGATGTGAAACAAGGAGTGAAGTAAAAAATGTACAGCCTAATATAAATCTGAGTGGTACTGACAGTGAAGATACCAATGTTAGACCTGAATCACCATCTGTATTAG CAAACACAGACAATGGAGTAGGTGCACCAAACAACTGTGTATGCCCGAGTGAGGGGAGTGGCTTAGCAGAGCAGTTGCACGGGTCAGATGATACACAGTCGGTGACACAGAAAGTGGATGATTTCAAACAATCACCGAGTAAAAGGCCACACAGTCTGGACAATAGTGaagcaaagaaaataaaaactgaagAAAATACTGAAGATGAACCAAATATGAAAACTGAACAAACAGTAAAAGATGAACCTGCAATCCCTGAGGATAATACGGAACCAGGTGTGAAACCAGGCTGCAGTACAGATGATACG CAACCAGCTCAGTGTGATGATAAACAAGGGCCAGTCAAACCTGCAAAGCCAAGGGAAAGATGCATGTTTGGTGCACAATGTTACAg GCGGAACCCAACCCACTTGGAGCAGTACAGTCACCCGCAGGATGCCGACTGGGGCGTAGGTGCGCGAGGAGTCTGTCCTTATGGGGCCGCCTGCAGGAGACGGAACCTCATGCACTGGAGCACCAACGACCATCCACCAGGGGTCCTGCCACCGCCACGACCAG GGAAACGAAGGCCGAAGGCACCTGACGAGGATGATGTGCCACAAGATCTGCCCAGCAAAAGGGTTCGGAAACCGGTTCTTAGACCTGACTGGGTCGGTTCAGACTCCGAGCCTGAAGATCCATACGGAACAGATGAATCTGACGAGTGGAAACCCGATAGTAATACCAATTATTCAgatgattatatataa
- the LOC116772325 gene encoding histone-lysine N-methyltransferase E(z) isoform X1, translating to MSKSKVSAEWKKRVKSEYMRLRQAKRFKRADEVKVAWARNLRLMSESVEMRDSECLERGRRPFWPPPAPTPSHESLMKRAEVSCTDASGVVTTQQVPIRIINSVNPIPTMYTWAPTQKNFMVEDETVLHNIPYMGDEVLDQDGTFIEELIKNYDGKVHGDKEGGFIDDQLFVDLVHALVSFQTGDEVAEERKERELRRSKEDKEKETSAEVKDKEEPKEGDKSLVYNEKQFPIFTIFQAISSQFPDKGTAQELREKYVELTSRADPLALPPSCTPNIDGPHAECVSRDQTMHSFHTLFCRRCFKYDCFLHRLQACHPRPNLSKRKGPDLKPFSEPCGSSCYMLLEGMKEKLAREQAAAGGEGRDGREGREGRDRALDSPNDASSEDSNDSNRYQKGSNSNSSNSNWSALCSKQPQEHTDAPYNVLGLTVGDIESEWTGSDQSLFRALHKVFPSNYCAIAQLMLSKTCQQVYTYWIRTGQEQCRVEAELTPPRKKKKKHRLWSVHCRKIQLKKDSASHHVYNYTPCDHPNQPCDSLCPCLQSQNFCEKFCQCSSDCQNRFPGCRCKAQCNTKQCPCYLGVRECDPDLCTACGADAPSPAAPRAPLYCRNVSVQRGLHKHLLLAPSDVAGWGIFLKEAAHKNEFISEYCGEVISQDEADRRGKVYDKYMCSFLFNLNNDFVVDATRKGNKIRFANHSINPNCYAKVMMVNGDHRIGIFAKRAIQPGEELFFDYRYGPTEQLKFVGIEREMEFL from the exons ATGAGCAAGTCTAAAGTTTCAGCAGAATGGAAAAAAAGAGTAAAATCAGAATATATGCGGCTTCGGCAAGCAAAG aGATTCAAGCGGGCTGATGAGGTAAAGGTGGCATGGGCTCGGAACTTGAGGCTCATGTCGGAGTCTGTTGAAATGCGTGATAGTGAATGTTTGGAGCGTGGAAGAAGACCTTTTTGGCCTCCACCAGCACCAACACCCAGCCACGAGAGCCTCATGAAACGTGCTGAAGTTTCTTGTACAGATG CATCTGGAGTAGTAACAACTCAGCAAGTACCAATTCGAATCATTAACTCTGTGAATCCCATCCCTACTATGTACACCTGGGCTCCGACACAGAAAAACTTCATGGTGGAGGATGAAACGGTGCTGCACAACATTCCCTACATGGGAGACGAAGTTCTGGACCAGGATGGTACATTCATCGAGGAGCTCATAAAGAACTACGATGGGAAAGTGCATG gTGATAAAGAAGGTGGTTTTATTGATGACCAGCTGTTTGTGGACCTGGTGCATGCGTTGGTGTCATTCCAGACAGGAGATGAGGTCGCTGAGGAGAGGAAGGAGAGGGAGCTGAGGAGATCTAAAGAAGACAAGGAG AAAGAAACATCAGCCGAAGTGAAAGACAAAGAAGAACCCAAGGAGGGAGACAAGTCTCTGGTGTACAATGAGAAACAGTTCCCAATCTTCACAATATTCCAGGCCATCAGCTCACAGTTCCCCGACAAGGGCACGGCGCAGGAACTCAGAGAAAA GTACGTGGAGCTGACGTCTCGCGCGGACCCGCTGGCGCTGCCGCCGTCCTGCACGCCCAACATAGACGGACCTCATGCGGAGTGCGTGTCCCGGGACCAGACCATGCACTCCTTCCACACATTGTTCTGTCGACGGTGCTTCAAGTACGACTGCTTCCTGCACC GCCTGCAGGCGTGTCACCCGCGACCCAACCTGTCCAAGCGGAAGGGTCCGGATCTCAAACCCTTCTCGGAGCCGTGCGGCTCCAGCTGCTATATGTTACTG GAGGGAATGAAGGAGAAATTAGCTCGCGAGCAAGCGGCGGCCGGCGGGGAGGGGAGGGACGGACGCGAAGGGAGGGAGGGGAGGGACAGGGCGCTGGACTCACCCAACGACGCCTCCTCGGAGGACAGCAATGACAGCAACAGGTATCAGAAAG GCAGCAACAGCAACTCCAGCAACAGCAACTGGAGCGCTCTCTGCAGCAAGCAGCCTCAGGAGCACACGGACGCCCCCTACAACGTACTGG GTTTGACAGTAGGCGACATAGAGTCGGAGTGGACGGGGTCGGATCAGTCCCTGTTCCGCGCCCTCCACAAGGTGTTCCCCTCCAACTACTGCGCCATCGCCCAGCTCATGCTCTCCAAGACTTGTCAGCAG GTCTACACGTACTGGATCCGCACCGGACAAGAGCAGTGCCGCGTGGAGGCCGAGCTGACGCCgcccaggaagaagaagaagaagcaTCGCCTGTGGTCCGTGCACTGCCGCAAGATACAGCTCAAGAAGGACTCCGCCTCGCATCACGT CTACAACTACACTCCGTGCGATCATCCCAACCAGCCGTGCGACAGTCTGTGTCCGTGTCTCCAGTCGCAGAACTTCTGCGAGAAATTCTGTCAATGTAGCAGCGACT GTCAGAACCGCTTCCCCGGTTGCCGCTGCAAGGCCCAGTGTAACACCAAGCAGTGTCCGTGCTACCTCGGCGTGCGGGAGTGCGACCCCGACCTGTGCACCGCCTGCGGCGCCGACGCCCCCTCGCCCGCCGCCCCCCGAGCGCCCCTCTACTGCAGGAACGTGTCCGTCCAGCG AGGTCTCCACAAGCACCTGCTGCTGGCTCCGTCCGACGTGGCGGGCTGGGGCATCTTCTTGAAGGAAGCCGCCCACAAGAACGAGTTCATCTCCGAGTACTGCGGCGAGGTGATCTCGCAGGACGAGGCGGACCGCCGCGGGAAGGTCTACGACAAATACATGTGCTCCTTCCTCTTCAACCTCAACAACG ACTTCGTAGTTGACGCGACTCGTAAGGGCAATAAGATCCGGTTCGCGAACCACTCGATAAACCCGAACTGCTACGCTAAGGTCATGATGGTGAACGGAGACCATCGCATCGGCATCTTCGCCAAGCGAGCCATCCAGCCCGGAGAGGAACTGTTCTTTGACTACag ATACGGGCCGACTGAACAACTGAAGTTTGTGGGAATCGAAAGGGAAATGGAGTTCTTATga
- the LOC116772325 gene encoding histone-lysine N-methyltransferase E(z) isoform X2: protein MSKSKVSAEWKKRVKSEYMRLRQAKRFKRADEVKVAWARNLRLMSESVEMRDSECLERGRRPFWPPPAPTPSHESLMKRAEVSCTDASGVVTTQQVPIRIINSVNPIPTMYTWAPTQKNFMVEDETVLHNIPYMGDEVLDQDGDKEGGFIDDQLFVDLVHALVSFQTGDEVAEERKERELRRSKEDKEKETSAEVKDKEEPKEGDKSLVYNEKQFPIFTIFQAISSQFPDKGTAQELREKYVELTSRADPLALPPSCTPNIDGPHAECVSRDQTMHSFHTLFCRRCFKYDCFLHRLQACHPRPNLSKRKGPDLKPFSEPCGSSCYMLLEGMKEKLAREQAAAGGEGRDGREGREGRDRALDSPNDASSEDSNDSNRYQKGSNSNSSNSNWSALCSKQPQEHTDAPYNVLGLTVGDIESEWTGSDQSLFRALHKVFPSNYCAIAQLMLSKTCQQVYTYWIRTGQEQCRVEAELTPPRKKKKKHRLWSVHCRKIQLKKDSASHHVYNYTPCDHPNQPCDSLCPCLQSQNFCEKFCQCSSDCQNRFPGCRCKAQCNTKQCPCYLGVRECDPDLCTACGADAPSPAAPRAPLYCRNVSVQRGLHKHLLLAPSDVAGWGIFLKEAAHKNEFISEYCGEVISQDEADRRGKVYDKYMCSFLFNLNNDFVVDATRKGNKIRFANHSINPNCYAKVMMVNGDHRIGIFAKRAIQPGEELFFDYRYGPTEQLKFVGIEREMEFL, encoded by the exons ATGAGCAAGTCTAAAGTTTCAGCAGAATGGAAAAAAAGAGTAAAATCAGAATATATGCGGCTTCGGCAAGCAAAG aGATTCAAGCGGGCTGATGAGGTAAAGGTGGCATGGGCTCGGAACTTGAGGCTCATGTCGGAGTCTGTTGAAATGCGTGATAGTGAATGTTTGGAGCGTGGAAGAAGACCTTTTTGGCCTCCACCAGCACCAACACCCAGCCACGAGAGCCTCATGAAACGTGCTGAAGTTTCTTGTACAGATG CATCTGGAGTAGTAACAACTCAGCAAGTACCAATTCGAATCATTAACTCTGTGAATCCCATCCCTACTATGTACACCTGGGCTCCGACACAGAAAAACTTCATGGTGGAGGATGAAACGGTGCTGCACAACATTCCCTACATGGGAGACGAAGTTCTGGACCAGGATG gTGATAAAGAAGGTGGTTTTATTGATGACCAGCTGTTTGTGGACCTGGTGCATGCGTTGGTGTCATTCCAGACAGGAGATGAGGTCGCTGAGGAGAGGAAGGAGAGGGAGCTGAGGAGATCTAAAGAAGACAAGGAG AAAGAAACATCAGCCGAAGTGAAAGACAAAGAAGAACCCAAGGAGGGAGACAAGTCTCTGGTGTACAATGAGAAACAGTTCCCAATCTTCACAATATTCCAGGCCATCAGCTCACAGTTCCCCGACAAGGGCACGGCGCAGGAACTCAGAGAAAA GTACGTGGAGCTGACGTCTCGCGCGGACCCGCTGGCGCTGCCGCCGTCCTGCACGCCCAACATAGACGGACCTCATGCGGAGTGCGTGTCCCGGGACCAGACCATGCACTCCTTCCACACATTGTTCTGTCGACGGTGCTTCAAGTACGACTGCTTCCTGCACC GCCTGCAGGCGTGTCACCCGCGACCCAACCTGTCCAAGCGGAAGGGTCCGGATCTCAAACCCTTCTCGGAGCCGTGCGGCTCCAGCTGCTATATGTTACTG GAGGGAATGAAGGAGAAATTAGCTCGCGAGCAAGCGGCGGCCGGCGGGGAGGGGAGGGACGGACGCGAAGGGAGGGAGGGGAGGGACAGGGCGCTGGACTCACCCAACGACGCCTCCTCGGAGGACAGCAATGACAGCAACAGGTATCAGAAAG GCAGCAACAGCAACTCCAGCAACAGCAACTGGAGCGCTCTCTGCAGCAAGCAGCCTCAGGAGCACACGGACGCCCCCTACAACGTACTGG GTTTGACAGTAGGCGACATAGAGTCGGAGTGGACGGGGTCGGATCAGTCCCTGTTCCGCGCCCTCCACAAGGTGTTCCCCTCCAACTACTGCGCCATCGCCCAGCTCATGCTCTCCAAGACTTGTCAGCAG GTCTACACGTACTGGATCCGCACCGGACAAGAGCAGTGCCGCGTGGAGGCCGAGCTGACGCCgcccaggaagaagaagaagaagcaTCGCCTGTGGTCCGTGCACTGCCGCAAGATACAGCTCAAGAAGGACTCCGCCTCGCATCACGT CTACAACTACACTCCGTGCGATCATCCCAACCAGCCGTGCGACAGTCTGTGTCCGTGTCTCCAGTCGCAGAACTTCTGCGAGAAATTCTGTCAATGTAGCAGCGACT GTCAGAACCGCTTCCCCGGTTGCCGCTGCAAGGCCCAGTGTAACACCAAGCAGTGTCCGTGCTACCTCGGCGTGCGGGAGTGCGACCCCGACCTGTGCACCGCCTGCGGCGCCGACGCCCCCTCGCCCGCCGCCCCCCGAGCGCCCCTCTACTGCAGGAACGTGTCCGTCCAGCG AGGTCTCCACAAGCACCTGCTGCTGGCTCCGTCCGACGTGGCGGGCTGGGGCATCTTCTTGAAGGAAGCCGCCCACAAGAACGAGTTCATCTCCGAGTACTGCGGCGAGGTGATCTCGCAGGACGAGGCGGACCGCCGCGGGAAGGTCTACGACAAATACATGTGCTCCTTCCTCTTCAACCTCAACAACG ACTTCGTAGTTGACGCGACTCGTAAGGGCAATAAGATCCGGTTCGCGAACCACTCGATAAACCCGAACTGCTACGCTAAGGTCATGATGGTGAACGGAGACCATCGCATCGGCATCTTCGCCAAGCGAGCCATCCAGCCCGGAGAGGAACTGTTCTTTGACTACag ATACGGGCCGACTGAACAACTGAAGTTTGTGGGAATCGAAAGGGAAATGGAGTTCTTATga